One region of Alosa alosa isolate M-15738 ecotype Scorff River chromosome 1, AALO_Geno_1.1, whole genome shotgun sequence genomic DNA includes:
- the pi4k2b gene encoding phosphatidylinositol 4-kinase type 2-beta, producing the protein MMAECDPNENEELDSAEALEEKPNFPSPIVSSVLFDRNRTECTLGLTLNPGGAVRISDSCESVLTELEAEGSGEEALLLPSPAGNLSPRGGKDKRSRRNRNSSSSDKENLASPGNSSGDFNHFPEDPAFAEIVQRAEQAIENGVFPERISQGSSGSYFVKDPKGKIVGVFKPKSEEPYGHLNPKWTKYFHKVCCPCCFGRGCLIPNQGYLSEAAASLVDQKLGLEVVPKTKVVYLVSETFHYNAIDRAKSRGKKYALEKVPKVGRRFHRVGLPPKVGSFQLFVEGYHEADYWLRKFEAEPLPENIRKQLQSQFERLVVLDYVIRNTDRGNDNWLIKYEKPGDGEATEKDSEWASTKDSAIKIAAIDNGLAFPFKHPDEWRAYPFHWAWLPQAKVPFSQETRDLVLPRISDMNFVQDLCEDLYEMFKTDKGFDKTMFEKQMSVMRGQILNLAQALKDGKSPIQLVQMPRVVVERSRGGGQGRVVQLGNAFTQTFHCKRPFFSSW; encoded by the exons ATGATGGCAGAATGTGATCCAAACGAGAACGAAGAGCTAGACAGCGCGGAGGCATTGGAGGAAAAGCCCAACTTTCCTTCGCCCATTGTCTCGTCGGTATTGTTTGACAGGAACCGAACTGAATGCACACTGGGGTTGACTTTAAATCCAGGAGGCGCAGTTCGGATTTCGGACTCATGTGAAAGTGTTTTAACTGAGCTTGAAGCAGAAGGCTCTGGCGAAGAGGCACTTTTGTTACCCAGTCCGGCCGGAAATCTGTCACCTCGAGGAGGTAAAGACAAACGCTCGAGACGGAACAGGAACAGCTCTTCTTCGGATAAAGAGAATTTGGCTTCACCAG GCAACAGCAGCGGAGACTTCAACCACTTCCCCGAGGACCCGGCCTTTGCAGAAATTGTCCAACGCGCGGAACAGGCCATTGAGAATGGGGTCTTCCCTGAGCGCATTTCCCAGGGTTCCAGTGGGAGCTACTTTGTTAAAGACCCCAAGGGG AAAATTGTTGGCGTATTCAAACCAAAGTCAGAAGAGCCTTACGGACACCTAAACCCCAAATGGACCAAATACTTCCACAAGGTGTGCTGTCCTTGCTGCTTTGGCCGAGGCTGCCTCATCCCCAATCAGGGCTACCTCTCTGAGGCCGCGGCCTCTCTTGTTGACCAAAAACTCGGTCTGGAGGTGGTCCCCAAAACAAAG GTCGTTTATCTGGTCAGTGAGACCTTTCACTACAATGCCATTGACCGGGCCAAATCGAGAGGCAAGAAGTACGCACTTGAGAAAGTTCCCAAAGTAGGTCGTCGATTCCACCGCGTCGGCCTGCCTCCAAAG GTTGGGTCCTTCCAGCTCTTTGTGGAGGGCTACCATGAAGCAGACTACTGGCTGAGGAAGTTTGAAGCAGAGCCCCTACCTGAGAACATAAGGAAACAGCTCCAGTCCCAGTTTGAGAGGCTGGTGGTATTGGATTATGTCATTCGAAATACAG ACCGAGGCAACGATAACTGGTTGATCAAGTATGAGAAGCCTGGAGATGGAGAAGCCACTGAAAAG GACTCTGAATGGGCCTCAACAAAGGACTCGGCCATCAAGATAGCCGCTATAGACAATGGACTGGCTTTCCCTTTCAAGCACCCAGATGAATGGAGAGCTT ACCCCTTCCACTGGGCATGGTTGCCCCAGGCTAAAGTGCCCTTTTCACAGGAGACCAGAGACCTGGTGCTCCCACGCATCTCGGACATGAATTTTGTGCAGGATCTCTGTGAGGACCTGTACGAAATGTTCAAG ACGGACAAAGGCTTTGACAAAACCATGTTTGAAAAGCAGATGTCTGTCATGAGAGGACAG ATCCTGAACCTGGCGCAAGCACTGAAGGACGGGAAGAGCCCCATCCAGCTGGTGCAGATGCcgagggtggtggtggagaggaGCCGCGGGGGCGGGCAGGGCCGCGTGGTGCAGCTGGGCAACGCCTTCACCCAAACCTTCCACTGCAAGAGGCCCTTCTTCTCGTCCTGGTAG
- the LOC125302856 gene encoding proline-rich extensin-like protein EPR1 isoform X2 yields MGLKPNRGVVLFSCLVFLYISQTCGITLEIVHTDEMHLEKRSENIHTGTIAFGTGDISLGRNLEYERQYIGEETADVGSVNIQAADPHPGLVGGRSSIDDYRAWHRMQPSLLCTNDLMKFSAQGPGCSSLQLDRGGKPLSLTQLPQDCGYSVKRTAVGLVFLASLDGCDIVKQGNSHLLQMLWHSNPVTLSCPVLSSDQVSPVLSTTPAPTTEAPATAVKLPPQNQQWMHPLFGGYYHPLMPMQTPPQTTEAPTTKAPTTEAPATAAELPPLDQPQQQWMHPLFRGYYHPLIPVQTPPQTTEAPTTEAPATAAEFPPQNQQWMHPLFGDYYHPLIPVKTLPQTTVASTTVAPTTEAPTTEAPATAAEFPPQNQQWMHPFFGDYYHPLIPVKTPPQTTVAPTTEAPTTEAPATAAEFPPQNQQWMHPFFGDYYHPLIPVKTPPQTTVAPTTEAPTTEAPATAAEFPPQNQQWMHPFFGDYYHPLIPVKTPPQTTVAPTTEAPTTEAPATAAEFPPQNQQWMHPFFGDYYHPLIPVKTPPQTTVAPTTEVPTTEAPTTEAPATAAEFPPQHQQWMHPFFGDYYHPLIPVKTPPQTTVAPTTEAPTTVAPTTEAPTTEAPATAAEFPPQNQQWMHPFFGDYYHPLIPVKTPPQTIVAPTTEAPATAAEFPPQNQQWMHPFGDYYHPLIPVKTLPQTTVAPTTEASTTVAPTTEASTTVAPTTEAPTTEAPATAAEFPPQNQQWMHPLFGGYYHPLMPVKTPPQTTVVPTTVAPTTEVPATAAEFPPQNQQWMHPLFGGYYHPLMPVKA; encoded by the exons ATGGGGCTTAAACCAAACAGGGGAGTTGTTTTATTTTCGTGTCTCGTATTTCTTTACATTAGCCAAACATGTGGTATAACCCTCGAAATAGTGCACACAGATGAGATGCATCTTGAGAAAAGGTCTGAGAATATCCACACGGGGACAATTGCTTTTGGCACAGGGGATATTTCACTGGGTCGAAATCTGGAATATGAGAGACAATATATTGGAGAAGAAACTGCAGATGTTGGCTCTGTTAACATCCAAGCCGCCGACCCACATCCAGGACTGGTGGGTGGACGAAGCAGCATTGATGACTATAGGGCCTGGCATCGTATGCAACCAAGTTTATTATGTACTAATGACCTCATGAAGTTCTCGGCACAAGGTCCTGGGTGTTCTTCACTCCAGTTAGACAGAG GTGGCaagcctctctctctaacccagtTACCACAAGACTGTGGCTACTCTGTGAAAAGGACTGCGGTGGGCCTTGTGTTTCTCGCCTCTCTCGATGGTTGTGATATTGTGAAACAG GGCAATAGCCACTTGCTGCAGATGTTGTGGCACAGCAATCCAGTAACCCTCTCCTGCCCTGTCTTGAGCTCAGACCAAGTCTCTCCAGTTTTATCTACTACACCAGCTCCAACTACAGAAGCACCAGCCACAGCTGTCAAGCTTCCTCCACAGAATCAACAGTGGATGCATCCGCTCTTTGGAGGCTACTACCACCCATTAATGCCGATGCAGACTCCCCCTCAAACTACAGAAGCACCAACTACAAAAGCGCCAACTACAGAAGCACCTGCCACAGCTGCCGAGCTTCCTCCACTGGATCAACCGCAGCAACAGTGGATGCATCCACTCTTTAGAGGCTACTACCACCCTTTAATCCCTGTGCAGACTCCCCCTCAAACTACAGAAGCGCCTACTACAGAAGCACCTGCCACAGCTGCTGAGTTTCCTCCACAAAATCAACagtggatgcatcccctctttGGAGACTACTACCACCCTTTAATCCCTGTGAAGACTCTCCCTCAAACTACTGTTGCGTCAACTACTGTTGCACCAACTACAGAAGCGCCAACTACAGAAGCACCTGCCACAGCTGCTGAGTTTCCTCCACAAAATCAACAGTGGATGCATCCCTTCTTTGGAGACTACTACCACCCTTTAATCCCTGTGAAGACTCCCCCTCAAACTACTGTTGCACCAACTACAGAAGCGCCAACTACAGAAGCACCTGCCACAGCTGCTGAGTTTCCTCCACAAAATCAACAGTGGATGCATCCCTTCTTTGGAGACTACTACCACCCTTTAATCCCTGTGAAGACTCCCCCTCAAACTACTGTTGCACCAACTACAGAAGCGCCAACTACAGAAGCACCTGCCACAGCTGCTGAGTTTCCTCCACAAAATCAACAGTGGATGCATCCCTTCTTTGGAGACTACTACCACCCTTTAATCCCTGTGAAGACTCCCCCTCAAACTACTGTTGCACCAACTACAGAAGCGCCAACTACAGAAGCACCTGCCACAGCTGCTGAGTTTCCTCCACAAAATCAACAGTGGATGCATCCCTTCTTTGGAGACTACTACCACCCTTTAATCCCTGTGAAGACTCCCCCTCAAACTACTGTTGCACCAACTACAGAAGTGCCAACTACAGAAGCGCCAACTACAGAAGCACCCGCCACAGCTGCTGAGTTTCCtccacaacatcaacagtggATGCATCCCTTCTTTGGAGACTACTAC CACCCTTTAATCCCTGTGAAGACTCCCCCTCAAACTACTGTTGCACCAACTACAGAAGCGCCAACTACTGTTGCACCAACTACAGAAGCGCCAACTACAGAAGCACCTGCCACAGCTGCTGAGTTTCCTCCACAAAATCAACAGTGGATGCATCCCTTCTTTGGAGACTACTACCACCCTTTAATCCCTGTGAAGACTCCCCCTCAAACTATTGTTGCACCAACTACAGAAGCACCTGCCACAGCTGCTGAGTTTCCTCCACAAAATCAACAGTGGATGCATCCCTTTGGAGACTACTACCACCCTTTAATCCCTGTGAAGACTCTCCCTCAAACTACTGTTGCACCAACTACAGAAGCGTCAACTACTGTTGCACCAACTACAGAAGCGTCAACTACTGTTGCACCAACTACAGAAGCACCAACTACAGAAGCACCTGCCACAGCTGCGGAGTTTCCTCCACAGAATCAACagtggatgcatcccctctttGGAGGCTACTACCACCCTTTAATGCCTGTGAAGACTCCTCCTCAAACTACTGTTGTGCCAACTACTGTTGCACCAACTACAGAAGTACCTGCCACAGCTGCGGAGTTTCCTCCACAGAATCAACagtggatgcatcccctctttGGAGGCTACTACCACCCTTTAATGCCTGTAAAGGCTTAA
- the LOC125302856 gene encoding proline-rich extensin-like protein EPR1 isoform X1 — MGLKPNRGVVLFSCLVFLYISQTCGITLEIVHTDEMHLEKRSENIHTGTIAFGTGDISLGRNLEYERQYIGEETADVGSVNIQAADPHPGLVGGRSSIDDYRAWHRMQPSLLCTNDLMKFSAQGPGCSSLQLDRGGKPLSLTQLPQDCGYSVKRTAVGLVFLASLDGCDIVKQGNSHLLQMLWHSNPVTLSCPVLSSDQVSPVLSTTPAPTTEAPATAVKLPPQNQQWMHPLFGGYYHPLMPMQTPPQTTEAPTTKAPTTEAPATAAELPPLDQPQQQWMHPLFRGYYHPLIPVQTPPQTTEAPTTEAPATAAEFPPQNQQWMHPLFGDYYHPLIPVKTLPQTTVASTTVAPTTEAPTTEAPATAAEFPPQNQQWMHPFFGDYYHPLIPVKTPPQTTVAPTTEAPTTEAPATAAEFPPQNQQWMHPFFGDYYHPLIPVKTPPQTTVAPTTEAPTTEAPATAAEFPPQNQQWMHPFFGDYYHPLIPVKTPPQTTVAPTTEAPTTEAPATAAEFPPQNQQWMHPFFGDYYHPLIPVKTPPQTTVAPTTEVPTTEAPTTEAPATAAEFPPQHQQWMHPFFGDYYHPLIPVKTLPQTTVASTTVAPTTEAPTTEAPATAAEFPPQNQQWMYPFFEDYYHPLIPVKTPPQTTVAPTTEAPTTVAPTTEAPTTEAPATAAEFPPQNQQWMHPFFGDYYHPLIPVKTPPQTIVAPTTEAPATAAEFPPQNQQWMHPFGDYYHPLIPVKTLPQTTVAPTTEASTTVAPTTEASTTVAPTTEAPTTEAPATAAEFPPQNQQWMHPLFGGYYHPLMPVKTPPQTTVVPTTVAPTTEVPATAAEFPPQNQQWMHPLFGGYYHPLMPVKA, encoded by the exons ATGGGGCTTAAACCAAACAGGGGAGTTGTTTTATTTTCGTGTCTCGTATTTCTTTACATTAGCCAAACATGTGGTATAACCCTCGAAATAGTGCACACAGATGAGATGCATCTTGAGAAAAGGTCTGAGAATATCCACACGGGGACAATTGCTTTTGGCACAGGGGATATTTCACTGGGTCGAAATCTGGAATATGAGAGACAATATATTGGAGAAGAAACTGCAGATGTTGGCTCTGTTAACATCCAAGCCGCCGACCCACATCCAGGACTGGTGGGTGGACGAAGCAGCATTGATGACTATAGGGCCTGGCATCGTATGCAACCAAGTTTATTATGTACTAATGACCTCATGAAGTTCTCGGCACAAGGTCCTGGGTGTTCTTCACTCCAGTTAGACAGAG GTGGCaagcctctctctctaacccagtTACCACAAGACTGTGGCTACTCTGTGAAAAGGACTGCGGTGGGCCTTGTGTTTCTCGCCTCTCTCGATGGTTGTGATATTGTGAAACAG GGCAATAGCCACTTGCTGCAGATGTTGTGGCACAGCAATCCAGTAACCCTCTCCTGCCCTGTCTTGAGCTCAGACCAAGTCTCTCCAGTTTTATCTACTACACCAGCTCCAACTACAGAAGCACCAGCCACAGCTGTCAAGCTTCCTCCACAGAATCAACAGTGGATGCATCCGCTCTTTGGAGGCTACTACCACCCATTAATGCCGATGCAGACTCCCCCTCAAACTACAGAAGCACCAACTACAAAAGCGCCAACTACAGAAGCACCTGCCACAGCTGCCGAGCTTCCTCCACTGGATCAACCGCAGCAACAGTGGATGCATCCACTCTTTAGAGGCTACTACCACCCTTTAATCCCTGTGCAGACTCCCCCTCAAACTACAGAAGCGCCTACTACAGAAGCACCTGCCACAGCTGCTGAGTTTCCTCCACAAAATCAACagtggatgcatcccctctttGGAGACTACTACCACCCTTTAATCCCTGTGAAGACTCTCCCTCAAACTACTGTTGCGTCAACTACTGTTGCACCAACTACAGAAGCGCCAACTACAGAAGCACCTGCCACAGCTGCTGAGTTTCCTCCACAAAATCAACAGTGGATGCATCCCTTCTTTGGAGACTACTACCACCCTTTAATCCCTGTGAAGACTCCCCCTCAAACTACTGTTGCACCAACTACAGAAGCGCCAACTACAGAAGCACCTGCCACAGCTGCTGAGTTTCCTCCACAAAATCAACAGTGGATGCATCCCTTCTTTGGAGACTACTACCACCCTTTAATCCCTGTGAAGACTCCCCCTCAAACTACTGTTGCACCAACTACAGAAGCGCCAACTACAGAAGCACCTGCCACAGCTGCTGAGTTTCCTCCACAAAATCAACAGTGGATGCATCCCTTCTTTGGAGACTACTACCACCCTTTAATCCCTGTGAAGACTCCCCCTCAAACTACTGTTGCACCAACTACAGAAGCGCCAACTACAGAAGCACCTGCCACAGCTGCTGAGTTTCCTCCACAAAATCAACAGTGGATGCATCCCTTCTTTGGAGACTACTACCACCCTTTAATCCCTGTGAAGACTCCCCCTCAAACTACTGTTGCACCAACTACAGAAGTGCCAACTACAGAAGCGCCAACTACAGAAGCACCCGCCACAGCTGCTGAGTTTCCtccacaacatcaacagtggATGCATCCCTTCTTTGGAGACTACTACCACCCTTTAATCCCTGTGAAGACTCTCCCTCAAACTACTGTTGCGTCAACTACTGTTGCACCAACTACAGAAGCGCCAACTACAGAAGCACCTGCCACAGCTGCTGAGTTTCCTCCACAAAATCAACAGTGGATGTATCCCTTCTTTGAAGACTACTACCACCCTTTAATCCCTGTGAAGACTCCCCCTCAAACTACTGTTGCACCAACTACAGAAGCGCCAACTACTGTTGCACCAACTACAGAAGCGCCAACTACAGAAGCACCTGCCACAGCTGCTGAGTTTCCTCCACAAAATCAACAGTGGATGCATCCCTTCTTTGGAGACTACTACCACCCTTTAATCCCTGTGAAGACTCCCCCTCAAACTATTGTTGCACCAACTACAGAAGCACCTGCCACAGCTGCTGAGTTTCCTCCACAAAATCAACAGTGGATGCATCCCTTTGGAGACTACTACCACCCTTTAATCCCTGTGAAGACTCTCCCTCAAACTACTGTTGCACCAACTACAGAAGCGTCAACTACTGTTGCACCAACTACAGAAGCGTCAACTACTGTTGCACCAACTACAGAAGCACCAACTACAGAAGCACCTGCCACAGCTGCGGAGTTTCCTCCACAGAATCAACagtggatgcatcccctctttGGAGGCTACTACCACCCTTTAATGCCTGTGAAGACTCCTCCTCAAACTACTGTTGTGCCAACTACTGTTGCACCAACTACAGAAGTACCTGCCACAGCTGCGGAGTTTCCTCCACAGAATCAACagtggatgcatcccctctttGGAGGCTACTACCACCCTTTAATGCCTGTAAAGGCTTAA
- the htra3a gene encoding serine protease HTRA3a, translating into MQVFLFATAVVFAHDLASAAPKAKCSSRCDVSKCPSPSCPSGYVPDRCNCCLVCTLGEGDFCGRRDDLPCGDGLECKYPASKRLSKGICQCKTGHKVCGSDGKTYVNVCKMKAASRKALQRGKTAIIPAHKGPCAPPSKGPAHPNSPRYRFNFIADVVEKIAPAVVHVELFLRHPLFGRHVPLSSGSGFIMTESGLIVTNAHVVTSAAAATGQQHLRVQLHDGGIYEATIRDLDTKSDIATIKVDPVKKLPVLLLGRSTDLRPGEFVVAIGSPFALQNTVTTGIVSTAQRDGKELGIHDSDMDYIQTDAIINYGNSGGPLVNLDGEVIGINTLKVTAGISFAIPSDRINRFLNESLDKHHKGMQRVFRTYSQSLQLQPVVSDSELKGTKKRYIGIRMITITESLAEELRQQNSDFPDVSSGILVHEVLPDSPAQSGGIESGDILVKLNGQSLVSTEDLQEALLGEGPLLLEVWRGNDDLLFNLEPHVIMQ; encoded by the exons ATGCAGGTGTTTCTCTTTGCCACTGCTGTGGTTTTCGCGCATGACCTGGCCAGTGCCGCACCGAAAGCTAAGTGCTCATCCCGGTGCGATGTGAGCAAGTGTCCGAGCCCGAGTTGCCCCAGTGGCTATGTGCCCGATCGGTGCAACTGTTGCTTGGTATGCACCCTGGGTGAGGGGGACTTTTGCGGCCGGAGAGACGACTTGCCCTGTGGAGACGGTCTCGAATGTAAATATCCTGCCAGCAAGCGCCTTTCCAAGGGCATTTGTCAGTGCAAAACTGGGCATAAGGTATGTGGCAGCGATGGAAAGACCTatgttaatgtttgtaaaaTGAAGGCGGCCAGCCGTAAAGCTCTGCAGCGTGGAAAGACCGCTATTATACCAGCACATAAAGGACCTTGTGCACCTCCCAGCAAAG GTCCTGCACACCCCAACAGTCCAAGATACAGGTTCAACTTCATAGCAGACGTGGTTGAGAAGATTGCCCCGGCTGTAGTGCACGTGGAACTCTTCCTGAG ACACCCACTGTTTGGTCGGCATGTGCCGCTGTCCAGTGGGTCCGGCTTCATCATGACTGAATCTGGTCTGATTGTGACCAACGCACACGTGGTGACCAGTGCAGCCGCGGCGACTGGCCAGCAGCACTTACGGGTCCAGCTGCACGATGGAGGCATCTATGAGGCCACCATAAGGGACCTGGACACAAAGTCCGACATTGCTACGATTAAAGTTGACCCAGTG AAAAAGCTGCCTGTGTTGTTACTGGGCCGCTCCACCGACTTGAGACCTGGCGAGTTTGTGGTTGCCATTGGCAGCCCCTTTGCCCTCCAGAACACAGTCACCACGGGCATAGTGAGCACGGCGCAGCGAGACGGAAAGGAGCTGGGCATCCACGACTCAGATATGGACTACATCCAGACAGATGCCATCATCAAC TATGGGAATTCTGGTGGCCCACTGGTCAACCTG GACGGTGAGGTCATCGGGATTAACACGCTGAAAGTGACCGCAGGGATCTCCTTTGCCATCCCCTCTGACCGAATCAATCGCTTCCTTAATGAATCTCTAGACAAGCATCACAAAG GCATGCAGAGGGTATTTAGGACTTACTCCCAGAGCCTGCAGCTTCAGCCAGTGGTTTCTGATTCAG AGTTGAAAGGCACAAAAAAGAGATACATCGGCATCAGAATGATCACCATCACTGAAAG TCTAGCAGAGGAGCTGAGGCAGCAGAATTCCGACTTTCCAGATGTCAGCAGTGGAATCCTGGTGCACGAAGTCTTGCCAGACTCACCAGCTCAGAG TGGCGGCATTGAGAGCGGTGACATCCTAGTGAAGCTGAATGGACAGTCACTGGTCAGCACGGAGGATCTTCAGGAGGCCCTGCTCGGCGAGGGCCCTCTTCTGTTGGAGGTGTGGCGGGGCAACGACGATCTCCTCTTCAACTTGGAGCCCCATGTTATCATGCAGTAA